In the Flagellimonas sp. HMM57 genome, one interval contains:
- a CDS encoding universal stress protein — protein sequence MNKILVPVDFSETSANALLYAIQLFGASSSEILVLHSYDTRSSAALLMKNIDGVLEKDAQNKMDELMQKVQHKHPDVTLKPKIIKKQTVSAIVALGNSGDFDFIVMGTKGASGLKEVFMGSVAGGVISRTSAPVIVVPDDYTYRPLDEIVFAIGNDPFSNTTVAPLKHLVKAHQSKVKVLHVADKRSTDLDVPLGHIGDLNPSIDYAFGTGDTNKDLNDYLMKDFAGLLCMVRAKKGFMERLLDESVTLKQTFNSPVPLLILHEEN from the coding sequence ATGAATAAAATTCTCGTTCCCGTTGACTTTTCCGAAACTTCGGCCAATGCGCTCTTATATGCCATTCAACTTTTTGGTGCTTCTTCTTCGGAAATCCTAGTGTTGCATAGTTACGATACACGATCTAGTGCAGCTTTACTAATGAAAAATATTGATGGCGTACTTGAAAAGGACGCTCAGAACAAAATGGATGAACTCATGCAGAAAGTACAGCATAAACATCCTGATGTTACCCTAAAACCAAAAATCATCAAAAAACAAACAGTCTCGGCAATAGTTGCACTTGGCAATAGTGGTGATTTTGATTTTATTGTCATGGGCACTAAAGGCGCCAGTGGACTTAAAGAAGTTTTTATGGGAAGTGTTGCCGGTGGTGTTATCTCCAGAACATCCGCTCCGGTAATAGTAGTTCCCGATGATTATACCTATCGCCCTTTAGATGAAATTGTTTTTGCTATTGGTAACGATCCGTTTTCAAACACTACGGTTGCACCTTTAAAACACCTTGTAAAAGCACATCAAAGCAAGGTTAAGGTCCTACATGTAGCTGATAAAAGGTCGACTGACCTTGATGTTCCGCTAGGTCATATAGGAGATTTGAACCCATCTATAGATTATGCTTTTGGTACAGGAGATACCAATAAGGATTTAAATGATTACTTGATGAAGGATTTTGCAGGCCTTTTGTGTATGGTACGGGCGAAAAAAGGTTTTATGGAGCGTTTGTTAGATGAAAGCGTTACGTTAAAACAGACATTCAACAGTCCAGTTCCATTGCTTATTCTACATGAAGAGAATTAA
- a CDS encoding fumarate reductase/succinate dehydrogenase flavoprotein subunit has protein sequence MLNSKIPEGPLENKWRNYQIKSQLINPANKKKLNVIVVGSGLAGAGAAATLAELGYDVQCFCYQDSARRAHSVAAQGGINAAKNYQHDGDSVWRMFYDTLKGGDFRSREANVYRLAELSAPLIDHYVQQGVPFAREYGGVLVNRSFGGVQVQRTFYARGQTGQQLLLATYSQLYKMKRAKKVTMFPRHEMLDLVVVDGKAKGIIARDLVTGQLKRFAAHAVVLATGGYSRVFRLSTLAIGCNGSAIWKAHKRGAYFAAPSFTQIHPTALPQTSEAQSKLTLMSESLRNDGRIWVPKKKDDDRKANSIPEKERDYYLERRYPSFGNLAPRDIASRAAKERIDAGYGVGRLKNAVYLDFKHAIERFGMDTIKDRYGNLFKMYKKITGVDAYKEPMQISPAAHFSMGGLWVDYELMTTVPGLYAIGECNFSDHGANRLGANSLLQASIDGYFVLPNTINNYLANALKEELPTVEHPEFERIENEVQHHIYKLLAIKGRKTVDHFHRELGKIMWQKCAMSRNKEGLEKAILQIEKIRSEFWTDVKVTGSDKEMNTELEKALRLADFIELGLLMCTDALQREESCGAHFREEYQTIEGEALRMDNDYSFVSAWSYNKEGFKLHKEVLKYENVEPTVRSYK, from the coding sequence ATGCTCAACTCAAAAATTCCTGAAGGGCCTCTAGAAAATAAGTGGCGTAACTATCAAATAAAGTCACAACTGATCAATCCCGCCAATAAAAAGAAGCTAAATGTAATTGTAGTAGGTTCTGGTTTGGCAGGAGCTGGTGCAGCGGCAACTTTGGCAGAATTAGGGTATGATGTACAGTGCTTTTGCTACCAAGACTCGGCACGCAGGGCACATTCCGTAGCAGCACAAGGGGGGATAAATGCAGCAAAAAACTACCAACACGATGGTGACAGTGTCTGGCGGATGTTCTACGACACCCTAAAAGGAGGGGATTTTAGATCGCGAGAAGCAAATGTCTATCGTTTGGCAGAACTGTCGGCTCCATTGATAGATCATTATGTACAACAGGGGGTTCCTTTTGCCCGGGAATATGGCGGGGTTCTTGTCAACCGCAGTTTTGGTGGTGTGCAGGTGCAACGTACTTTTTATGCTCGCGGACAAACGGGACAACAATTGCTTTTGGCTACCTATTCACAACTGTACAAGATGAAACGTGCAAAAAAAGTTACGATGTTTCCCCGTCATGAGATGTTGGATTTAGTTGTCGTTGATGGAAAAGCCAAAGGTATTATTGCCAGGGATTTGGTAACCGGGCAACTAAAACGTTTTGCAGCACATGCCGTAGTATTGGCAACAGGTGGTTACTCACGTGTTTTTCGCCTCTCTACGTTAGCTATTGGCTGCAACGGAAGTGCAATCTGGAAAGCCCATAAGCGTGGAGCCTATTTTGCTGCGCCTAGTTTTACACAAATCCACCCTACTGCCCTGCCGCAGACAAGCGAAGCTCAATCAAAGCTTACTTTAATGTCAGAATCTCTTAGAAACGATGGGCGAATCTGGGTACCCAAAAAGAAAGATGATGATCGTAAAGCCAATAGTATTCCCGAAAAGGAACGGGACTATTATTTAGAACGACGTTACCCCAGTTTTGGAAATTTGGCACCGCGCGATATAGCATCACGGGCGGCCAAGGAACGAATTGATGCCGGCTATGGTGTAGGGCGATTAAAAAATGCCGTATATCTAGATTTCAAACACGCTATCGAACGCTTTGGAATGGACACCATCAAAGATCGATATGGAAATCTTTTTAAAATGTATAAAAAAATAACGGGTGTAGATGCGTATAAAGAACCTATGCAGATTTCCCCTGCCGCACATTTCTCTATGGGCGGACTTTGGGTCGATTATGAGTTAATGACAACTGTGCCTGGTCTATACGCCATTGGTGAATGTAATTTTTCAGATCATGGTGCAAATCGTCTTGGAGCAAACTCATTGCTTCAGGCTAGTATTGATGGTTATTTTGTACTGCCCAATACCATCAACAATTATTTGGCAAATGCTTTAAAAGAAGAGCTTCCTACTGTAGAACACCCAGAATTTGAGCGGATCGAAAATGAAGTACAGCATCATATCTATAAATTACTCGCAATAAAAGGTAGAAAAACCGTGGACCATTTTCATCGTGAACTGGGTAAAATTATGTGGCAGAAGTGCGCCATGAGCAGAAACAAAGAAGGACTTGAAAAAGCGATTTTACAGATTGAAAAAATCCGAAGTGAATTCTGGACAGACGTAAAAGTTACCGGTAGCGATAAAGAAATGAACACCGAGCTGGAAAAAGCACTCCGTTTGGCAGATTTTATAGAGTTGGGGCTATTGATGTGCACCGATGCCTTACAGCGTGAAGAATCTTGTGGAGCTCATTTTAGGGAAGAATACCAAACAATTGAAGGTGAGGCACTTCGAATGGACAATGATTATTCGTTTGTATCAGCTTGGTCTTATAACAAAGAAGGTTTTAAGCTCCATAAAGAAGTCTTGAAATATGAAAATGTGGAACCTACCGTAAGAAGTTATAAATAA
- a CDS encoding succinate dehydrogenase/fumarate reductase iron-sulfur subunit, with product MKVTFKIWRQENSNTSGDFKSYDVDGLTEDMSFLEALDHLNELLVQRDEKVIAYEYDCREGICGQCGVFINGRAHGPHVNMTTCQLHMRSFKDGETIVVEPWRAKSFPIIKDLVVDRSAFDRIIEHGGYISAKTGTAAEANAILVGKEIADKAMDAAACIGCGACVATCKNASAALFTAAKINHLNNLPQGHQEADKRVMEMTWQMEQEGFGSCTFTGACEVECPESISITNIAEMNARRIKAKWLG from the coding sequence ATGAAAGTGACCTTTAAGATCTGGCGACAGGAGAATAGCAACACATCAGGGGATTTTAAATCGTATGATGTTGACGGACTAACCGAAGACATGTCTTTTTTGGAAGCCTTGGACCACCTTAACGAACTCCTAGTACAACGTGATGAAAAAGTCATCGCCTATGAATACGATTGCCGAGAGGGTATCTGCGGACAGTGTGGGGTATTTATTAACGGAAGAGCTCATGGTCCACATGTTAATATGACCACATGCCAATTGCACATGCGCAGTTTTAAAGATGGTGAGACCATTGTGGTAGAACCATGGAGGGCAAAATCATTTCCGATAATCAAGGACTTGGTCGTTGACCGTTCTGCTTTTGACAGAATTATTGAACACGGCGGATATATTAGCGCAAAAACAGGAACAGCAGCAGAGGCCAATGCCATACTTGTTGGAAAAGAAATAGCAGATAAAGCAATGGATGCCGCTGCCTGTATTGGATGTGGAGCGTGTGTAGCCACTTGTAAAAACGCATCGGCCGCACTCTTTACGGCAGCTAAAATAAATCACTTGAACAACTTGCCCCAAGGCCATCAAGAAGCCGACAAACGGGTTATGGAAATGACCTGGCAAATGGAACAGGAAGGGTTTGGGAGTTGCACGTTTACCGGTGCATGTGAGGTAGAATGCCCAGAAAGTATCTCCATTACTAATATTGCCGAAATGAACGCAAGGCGTATTAAGGCTAAATGGCTGGGATAG
- a CDS encoding universal stress protein: MKLLEKILLAHDFSASSKHVEETAIKLGKVFHSKIIPIHVLPDDIVNEKVRTQITKVAEGKLRDVVTRLKEANVHVENPILEYGSPHDGIVRAGIRVNANMILSGSGESLQGGSVHLGTTTERIIQKSNKAVFVAKAGVPLNVHHILCPVDFSEASERALKNAIIMTRRFRAELTILSVCEVQSLSWFASEKDKEEENNSRLEQHKVKFDEFLKKFNLSDLNWTKETPKGNPAEEIRSAISRKMIDLLVMGTVGRSGLNRLIIGSVTEKVIREVPCSFLTLKSEDVIRLQLDTDIKDLEELYEHAQDLMKDGFHQEAIGQFEACLSINNMHVPAYLGIAKVHDKMKNPAKAEEFRKLGREIKDRMWYAKVEEEVRKLRGS; this comes from the coding sequence ATGAAACTGCTTGAAAAGATTTTATTAGCGCATGATTTCAGTGCTTCTTCAAAACATGTGGAGGAAACGGCCATTAAATTGGGCAAGGTGTTTCATTCAAAAATAATCCCTATACATGTGCTTCCAGATGACATCGTAAATGAAAAAGTAAGAACACAGATTACCAAGGTGGCAGAAGGAAAACTAAGGGATGTTGTGACACGCCTAAAAGAAGCCAATGTACATGTTGAAAATCCCATTTTGGAATATGGGTCACCACACGATGGTATTGTAAGGGCCGGTATCCGTGTAAATGCCAATATGATATTAAGTGGTTCTGGCGAAAGTCTACAGGGAGGTAGTGTTCATTTAGGCACTACTACCGAACGTATTATCCAAAAAAGTAATAAAGCGGTATTTGTCGCCAAAGCTGGTGTGCCGCTCAATGTGCATCATATACTCTGTCCCGTGGATTTTTCTGAAGCATCGGAACGAGCATTAAAAAATGCGATTATTATGACCCGTAGATTTAGGGCAGAACTCACAATTTTAAGTGTCTGTGAAGTTCAAAGTCTATCGTGGTTCGCTTCGGAAAAAGATAAAGAAGAAGAGAATAACAGTCGGTTGGAGCAGCACAAGGTAAAGTTTGATGAGTTTCTGAAAAAATTTAATCTCTCCGATTTAAACTGGACCAAAGAGACTCCCAAAGGCAATCCCGCCGAAGAAATCCGTAGTGCAATATCGAGGAAAATGATTGACCTGCTTGTTATGGGAACGGTTGGCAGGTCTGGATTGAACCGCTTGATCATTGGAAGTGTTACCGAAAAAGTAATTCGAGAAGTTCCCTGTTCTTTCCTCACACTGAAATCTGAAGATGTCATAAGATTGCAGTTGGACACCGATATCAAAGATTTAGAAGAATTATACGAGCATGCCCAAGATTTAATGAAAGATGGGTTTCATCAAGAGGCCATTGGTCAATTTGAAGCTTGCCTAAGTATTAATAATATGCACGTGCCCGCCTATTTGGGCATTGCAAAGGTTCACGATAAAATGAAAAAT
- a CDS encoding succinate dehydrogenase cytochrome b subunit: MFFRKTIIALTGLFLCIFLIVHLSANCILLLPEETARGLYNSYSTALRESPLIKVIAYVLYLSIVLHIIYALIVTIKNKKAKPQHYLMNHTKENSSWTSQNMGLIGILVLLFLVVHLANFWARIKLGMGDVVTLDTNGHVDVYEVTYSLFQNIYFVLFYTLLMIPLGLHLNHGLKSAFKTLGFYHKKGFRVLAKVSLFYAGVMAIGFGIIPFIVFFK, encoded by the coding sequence ATGTTTTTTAGAAAGACAATTATTGCGCTTACTGGTCTTTTCCTATGTATCTTTTTGATAGTCCATCTATCTGCAAATTGTATTTTGCTGTTACCTGAAGAAACAGCACGTGGTTTGTACAATTCGTATTCCACAGCTTTGCGGGAAAGCCCATTGATCAAAGTAATTGCATATGTACTGTATTTGTCCATTGTACTTCACATTATCTACGCCCTAATCGTAACCATAAAAAACAAAAAGGCAAAACCCCAACATTATTTGATGAACCATACCAAAGAAAATAGTAGCTGGACTTCACAAAACATGGGGTTAATCGGTATTCTTGTTCTGTTGTTCCTTGTTGTACACTTGGCAAATTTTTGGGCACGCATTAAACTGGGCATGGGTGATGTAGTTACTCTTGATACCAATGGACATGTTGATGTTTATGAGGTTACCTATAGTCTTTTTCAAAATATATATTTTGTACTGTTCTACACTCTTTTAATGATTCCCTTGGGCCTGCACCTTAACCATGGATTAAAAAGCGCTTTTAAAACTTTGGGTTTTTACCACAAAAAAGGGTTTAGAGTATTGGCAAAAGTCTCGTTGTTTTATGCTGGGGTTATGGCAATAGGATTTGGTATAATACCCTTTATTGTATTCTTTAAATAA